In bacterium YEK0313, one genomic interval encodes:
- the mmgC_16 gene encoding Acyl-CoA dehydrogenase, with translation MTMAQANLRSADFDRHFRFSDPVGLSPELLMLRDQMRRFVETEVVPHGEAWEAAGKIPREVFLRMGELGFLGMRHAEADGGTAMGPLASVIFAEELGRSSFGGFTSSVLVHTDMSSPHISISGNAAQKARYLPDIVAGRRICAVAVTEPWAGSDVAGLRTTARRDGGDWIINGAKMFITNGVYGDIFIVAARTDPSSKGSRGISLFIVEKDTPGFSVARKLDKHGWLCSDTAELAFEDMRVPAENLLGQENRGFYAIMNTFQNERLCIGGICAGESAKAIELTLDYVRTRTAFGGTLWNLQATRQALAQLVAKAGAARALTYQTAAQEQAGLDTSREVSMIKALSPEVLHEVVHGCLQLHGGTGYMRGTPIERMARDARILMIGGGATEVMHEEIAKRI, from the coding sequence ATGACCATGGCCCAGGCGAACCTCCGGAGCGCCGATTTCGACCGGCATTTCCGATTCTCCGATCCGGTCGGCCTGTCGCCCGAGCTGCTGATGCTGCGCGATCAGATGCGCCGTTTCGTCGAAACCGAGGTTGTGCCCCATGGCGAGGCCTGGGAAGCGGCGGGCAAGATCCCGCGCGAGGTCTTCCTCAGGATGGGCGAGCTCGGGTTTCTCGGCATGCGCCATGCCGAGGCCGATGGCGGCACCGCCATGGGCCCGCTCGCTTCGGTGATCTTCGCCGAGGAGCTCGGCCGGTCGAGCTTCGGCGGCTTCACCTCCTCGGTGCTGGTTCACACGGACATGTCGAGCCCGCACATTTCGATCAGCGGCAATGCCGCGCAGAAGGCGCGCTATCTCCCCGACATCGTTGCCGGCCGGCGGATCTGCGCGGTGGCGGTGACCGAGCCTTGGGCGGGCTCGGACGTTGCCGGCCTCAGGACCACCGCCCGCCGCGACGGCGGCGACTGGATCATCAACGGCGCCAAGATGTTCATCACCAATGGCGTCTATGGCGACATCTTCATCGTCGCCGCCCGCACCGATCCTTCATCCAAGGGCAGCCGCGGCATTTCGCTGTTCATCGTCGAAAAGGACACGCCCGGCTTCAGCGTCGCGCGCAAGCTCGACAAGCACGGCTGGCTCTGCTCCGACACGGCCGAACTCGCCTTCGAGGATATGCGTGTGCCGGCGGAAAACCTACTCGGCCAGGAGAATCGCGGCTTCTACGCGATCATGAATACGTTCCAGAACGAGCGCCTGTGCATCGGCGGCATCTGCGCCGGCGAGAGCGCCAAGGCGATCGAGCTGACCCTCGACTATGTCCGCACGCGCACCGCCTTCGGCGGCACGTTGTGGAACCTGCAGGCGACGCGCCAGGCGCTGGCGCAGCTCGTCGCCAAGGCCGGCGCGGCGCGCGCGCTGACCTACCAGACCGCCGCGCAGGAACAGGCCGGCCTCGATACGAGCCGCGAGGTGTCGATGATCAAGGCGCTGTCGCCGGAAGTGCTGCACGAGGTGGTGCACGGCTGCCTGCAGCTCCATGGCGGCACCGGCTATATGCGCGGCACGCCGATCGAGCGTATGGCCCGCGACGCCCGCATCCTGATGATCGGCGGCGGCGCCACCGAGGTGATGCACGAGGAGATCGCCAAGAGGATCTGA
- a CDS encoding hypothetical protein (Leu/Ile/Val-binding protein homolog 3 precursor), with protein MRLKRTFGAALAALVMTAAAGLANQGVTDSEIVLGEVEPLSGPPALLGVAHNLGVRLAIAEANGAGGVNGRRLRLVAEDDGYVSTRTIQSLRKLIAVDRVFALTAVSGSGQAIAALPVLEQSGIPAMIPIGPVTQLYEPPRPNVFVLGQAYDEGVRQLALYLADKYPGKKWGIVTQDDDYGVAVREGFNRARREKNMQVVFESVYRRGQQDFSSEMLRAKEAGVEVFIAGGIISENVAMLKEMEKLGIKPVTGIFWPGRVEAVLKLIGPASDGLYAVDYVAPLASAAGQRFMELARKHLNDREVQQINRYTMTGYASTRVLIAAIQRCGRQLTWACAIAELGKTRELDLGVMAPVSFGERERFSNQRVNIMRADFPNLTFRPVD; from the coding sequence ATGAGACTGAAACGGACTTTTGGGGCGGCGCTCGCCGCGCTCGTCATGACCGCGGCAGCAGGCCTTGCCAACCAGGGCGTGACCGACAGCGAGATCGTGCTCGGCGAGGTCGAGCCCTTGTCCGGTCCGCCGGCCCTGCTCGGGGTCGCGCACAATCTCGGCGTCCGCCTCGCCATTGCCGAAGCCAACGGGGCCGGCGGGGTCAATGGCCGGCGCCTGCGCCTGGTGGCCGAGGATGACGGCTATGTCTCGACCCGCACCATCCAGTCGCTGCGCAAGCTCATCGCGGTCGACCGTGTCTTCGCGCTCACCGCCGTGTCGGGGTCCGGCCAGGCTATCGCAGCGCTGCCGGTACTCGAACAGTCGGGCATTCCGGCGATGATCCCGATCGGCCCGGTGACGCAGCTCTACGAGCCGCCGCGCCCGAACGTCTTCGTGCTCGGACAGGCCTATGACGAGGGCGTGCGCCAGCTCGCGCTCTATCTCGCCGACAAATATCCGGGCAAGAAATGGGGCATTGTCACCCAGGACGACGACTATGGCGTCGCGGTGCGCGAGGGCTTCAACCGGGCCCGGCGCGAGAAGAACATGCAGGTCGTGTTCGAATCCGTCTATCGCCGCGGCCAGCAGGATTTCTCCTCGGAAATGCTGCGCGCCAAGGAGGCCGGCGTCGAGGTTTTCATCGCCGGCGGCATCATCAGCGAAAACGTCGCCATGCTGAAGGAGATGGAGAAGCTCGGCATCAAGCCGGTCACCGGCATCTTCTGGCCGGGCCGGGTGGAGGCCGTACTGAAGCTGATCGGTCCGGCGAGCGATGGCCTCTATGCGGTCGACTATGTCGCGCCGCTGGCGAGCGCCGCCGGCCAGCGGTTCATGGAGCTCGCCCGCAAGCATCTGAACGACCGCGAGGTGCAGCAGATCAACCGCTATACCATGACCGGCTATGCCAGCACGCGGGTGCTGATCGCGGCGATCCAGCGCTGCGGCCGCCAACTCACCTGGGCCTGCGCCATCGCCGAGCTCGGCAAGACACGCGAGCTCGACCTCGGCGTGATGGCGCCGGTCAGCTTCGGCGAGCGCGAGCGCTTCTCCAACCAGCGCGTCAACATCATGCGCGCGGACTTTCCGAACCTGACCTTCCGGCCAGTCGATTGA